Proteins encoded in a region of the Pirellulaceae bacterium genome:
- a CDS encoding permease encodes MTTLALGMLLRLIQSVLEGAPTLLIGVLLAGVFRHMLHAEGTRRIFGNGTWRCIPQSWALGMLLPVCSLGVIPIAYEMRRAGVSTGAILAFALTAPLFNPLSLLYGLTLSTPVIVIAFATASLVLVTLLGCGWDWLYAPEGNRTTVRTPEIAPGWQRIAGIFVVACQYLSGSILLYYLIALSGNLLLCIMFPVGSLQNQFGQGDSGAPLIMLALAIPVYATPLTIMSQIGSMFVHGNSIGAAYTLLALGTGVNLGLLAWIARNHGLSRTLVLLLVFAGSVTVIAYGIQGPLRVAGTVDHPHTHAFDIYSAPFERTATNTYFMFRRQLAETSLGYERIAVSILVFMSICGLSARVMLRQIDLEEWLSRSSLSHLSDSSRLDWQLPSSMLGLVVIFGLVAASIGGCYIYYPAPTETLAEMKYVRAEAISAVASRDKLTATRNLQRYDELTRRLQVGYYLRNGTLTDFQRTQCRVLRGWLERCKDLAEAGEFESARKMSNPIFLAHRRCRKAFQL; translated from the coding sequence ATGACGACACTCGCTCTCGGGATGCTACTTCGCCTCATCCAGTCGGTCTTGGAGGGTGCGCCGACGTTGCTGATCGGTGTCCTTTTGGCGGGAGTATTCCGACACATGCTACATGCGGAGGGCACGCGGCGCATTTTTGGCAACGGAACGTGGCGATGCATACCTCAATCGTGGGCACTTGGGATGCTCTTGCCGGTGTGCTCGCTTGGCGTGATACCCATCGCGTATGAGATGCGACGCGCGGGCGTGTCAACTGGGGCGATTCTTGCATTTGCGCTGACAGCGCCGTTGTTCAATCCGCTTTCGCTGCTTTACGGACTGACTTTGTCGACTCCTGTGATTGTGATCGCATTCGCCACCGCATCGCTTGTACTGGTCACGTTGCTCGGCTGCGGCTGGGACTGGTTGTATGCTCCAGAAGGAAATAGGACCACGGTTCGAACGCCGGAAATCGCCCCCGGCTGGCAGCGAATTGCCGGCATCTTTGTCGTAGCTTGTCAGTATTTGTCAGGCTCCATTTTGCTGTACTACTTGATCGCGCTATCTGGAAATTTGCTGTTGTGCATCATGTTTCCCGTGGGAAGCTTGCAAAACCAGTTTGGACAAGGTGACTCAGGGGCGCCATTGATCATGTTGGCCTTGGCAATACCGGTTTACGCCACACCGTTGACCATCATGTCGCAGATCGGATCGATGTTTGTGCATGGAAATTCTATCGGTGCGGCTTATACGTTGCTGGCGTTAGGTACGGGCGTCAACTTGGGACTGTTGGCTTGGATAGCACGAAATCATGGCTTATCCCGAACACTTGTTTTGTTGCTTGTTTTCGCAGGCTCGGTAACGGTAATCGCTTATGGAATTCAAGGTCCGTTGCGTGTTGCTGGCACGGTCGACCATCCTCACACGCACGCATTCGATATCTACAGTGCACCGTTTGAAAGGACGGCGACTAACACTTATTTTATGTTTCGCCGACAATTGGCTGAAACTTCATTGGGCTATGAGCGAATCGCCGTTTCGATCCTGGTGTTCATGAGCATCTGTGGTTTATCGGCTCGTGTCATGCTTCGACAGATCGATCTCGAAGAATGGTTGTCCCGCTCGTCATTGAGTCATCTGTCCGATTCAAGCCGACTTGATTGGCAATTGCCCAGTTCCATGCTGGGGTTGGTGGTAATCTTCGGACTCGTTGCGGCCAGTATTGGAGGTTGTTACATCTATTATCCAGCCCCAACGGAGACGTTGGCCGAGATGAAATATGTACGTGCTGAGGCTATCTCGGCCGTTGCCTCACGCGACAAGCTAACAGCCACTAGGAATCTCCAGCGGTACGACGAGTTAACACGCCGTTTGCAGGTGGGCTACTATCTGCGGAATGGCACGTTGACTGACTTCCAACGCACCCAATGCCGCGTGCTTCGTGGCTGGTTGGAGCGGTGTAAAGACTTGGCGGAGGCTGGTGAATTTGAGTCTGCTAGAAAAATGTCGAATCCAATTTTCTTGGCCCACAGAAGATGCAGAAAAGCCTTTCAACTATGA
- a CDS encoding MoxR family ATPase, which translates to MIRDLRTTLNTVLVGKSDIIELVLACLLARGHLLLEDKPGLGKTTLAKAVAKAIAGSFARIQCTPDLMPSDVTGFSMFNQKTREFDFRRGPVFSDILLADEINRATPRAQSALFEAMAERQVTVDDKTYELPPTFFVIATQNPLDSHGAYPLPQAQLDRFAMKLSIGYPAAANEEEMLATAVGNQGLDRSDIAPVLDINALERLQAEVSQVELSNGVRQYLLALGHRTRNDPRITLGMSPRGLLTWQSLSQAHAYLDNRSFVTPDDIQAVARSVLSVRLESDSDSIDTLVDELLQSEPIPLHG; encoded by the coding sequence ATGATTCGCGATCTTCGCACTACTTTGAACACCGTTCTTGTTGGTAAGTCGGACATCATTGAACTTGTCCTGGCGTGCCTGTTGGCTCGTGGGCATCTACTGCTTGAAGATAAGCCGGGACTCGGCAAGACGACCTTGGCCAAAGCCGTCGCAAAAGCTATTGCGGGTAGTTTTGCTCGCATCCAATGCACTCCCGATCTCATGCCAAGCGATGTGACGGGATTCAGCATGTTCAATCAGAAGACACGCGAATTTGATTTTCGGCGTGGGCCCGTATTTTCTGATATTCTGCTTGCTGATGAGATCAATCGAGCTACGCCGCGAGCCCAGAGCGCACTGTTTGAAGCGATGGCCGAACGACAAGTGACAGTCGACGACAAAACGTACGAACTACCGCCCACGTTTTTTGTCATTGCCACCCAGAATCCGCTTGACAGTCATGGTGCGTATCCACTGCCGCAAGCGCAGCTCGATCGATTCGCCATGAAATTGAGCATTGGCTATCCAGCCGCCGCGAACGAGGAAGAAATGCTGGCGACGGCAGTCGGTAACCAGGGATTGGATCGGAGTGATATCGCGCCTGTGTTGGACATTAATGCGCTGGAACGGTTGCAGGCGGAGGTGTCGCAGGTTGAGTTGTCCAATGGAGTACGACAATACCTGCTCGCGCTGGGACATCGTACACGCAATGATCCAAGAATCACGTTGGGAATGAGTCCACGTGGACTACTTACCTGGCAATCGCTCTCTCAAGCCCATGCGTATCTGGACAATCGATCCTTTGTGACCCCTGATGATATTCAAGCCGTTGCGAGGTCAGTTTTGTCGGTGCGACTTGAGAGTGATTCTGATTCCATCGATACGCTCGTTGACGAACTGCTTCAATCCGAACCGATTCCACTTCACGGATGA
- a CDS encoding transglutaminase-like domain-containing protein, protein MRTDGSAENIRGNATSLLIAISVTTGVFLVLMKNGVPVGLIVAELMISLGLLFAMRYCLRRAHERWTGKLLSIVIPVVVAIPFGVEIVSRAMFLAGLPLEATAMCALRNLTFLPFLFPKDQRCQCAGVAVSLLSVLSIYLQDHGLATSVIVFIYSVLGICWLIGWHWMKFHLKAPSRSQRQIPRSAKIGVVGLTLACALFGLFSLRATTTTTAIAGFMPSSGGSRWSDPYAFGGVGNGDQMVEATDSAKSIGPIESDLFLESTMPSIYDVFNDLYQEPAGKPKKMTRAIPLAPSDVTSNHSRLAKNEVASREFSATRRKSRRKEGGKMDDIKSKALFYLKGRVPVHLKHELYNSWDGTTLSFRGDVQRPELTLVKDQRTWVSCAARPDSIVQDDSETHVIRIARLSTRRVPLPMDCYAVGIDKLHTAKFFQWTQDGVLSFAGGEIPRMTVLHVRSIPPRREVVQAVRLIRDEPPIDSGLDPAIVRKLRTWTAGAKTDWDCVTSIVAGIQETCRLDPIASIDETESDVVNEFLLVEQCGPSYLFAIATARLLRENGFRTHVVSGFYARPKNYDRASGQTAVYADDVHFWVEVQANDQSWITIEPSPGYEIQHARLSRLERLGRWWRESLVMLWSHKFILLFGVSCFVVVAIYRRHIYVYMLYCFWMLPLPRTERALVRASLTVLDAHACLRGRQRPIGITVEEWLRTVIEDSRGSRIPVAAEFRRLVQWALYAGPEHGPTSSNPRQICHAFLESVLPRRQPRST, encoded by the coding sequence ATGCGAACTGATGGCTCAGCTGAAAATATACGCGGGAATGCAACGTCTTTATTGATTGCCATTAGCGTAACAACGGGTGTGTTTCTCGTTTTGATGAAAAACGGCGTCCCTGTTGGTTTGATCGTCGCAGAGTTGATGATTTCATTGGGACTGCTCTTCGCAATGCGGTATTGTCTGCGCAGAGCTCATGAACGGTGGACAGGGAAACTATTGAGCATCGTTATTCCCGTGGTGGTTGCGATTCCGTTTGGGGTCGAAATCGTCAGCCGTGCGATGTTCTTGGCGGGATTGCCGCTGGAAGCAACAGCCATGTGTGCACTTCGTAACCTAACGTTTCTGCCCTTCCTGTTTCCCAAGGATCAACGTTGTCAGTGTGCCGGTGTGGCTGTGAGTCTCTTGTCGGTGTTGTCAATCTATCTGCAAGATCACGGCCTAGCGACGTCTGTCATTGTCTTTATCTATAGCGTTTTGGGTATATGTTGGCTGATTGGTTGGCACTGGATGAAGTTTCATCTCAAGGCGCCTTCCCGCTCTCAACGTCAGATTCCTCGCTCTGCAAAAATAGGCGTTGTTGGACTGACGCTTGCGTGCGCGCTGTTTGGGTTGTTTTCGTTACGAGCGACCACGACGACGACGGCAATTGCAGGGTTCATGCCGAGTTCAGGTGGTAGTCGTTGGAGTGATCCGTACGCCTTCGGTGGTGTCGGTAACGGAGATCAGATGGTGGAAGCAACCGATTCGGCAAAATCAATCGGGCCGATCGAAAGCGATTTGTTTCTCGAATCTACGATGCCGTCGATCTACGACGTTTTCAACGATCTCTATCAGGAGCCCGCCGGAAAGCCTAAGAAAATGACTCGGGCGATTCCGCTCGCACCCAGTGACGTTACTTCAAACCATAGCCGCCTCGCGAAGAATGAAGTCGCGTCGCGTGAATTTTCGGCTACACGTCGTAAATCTCGTCGCAAAGAGGGCGGGAAGATGGATGATATCAAGAGTAAGGCACTGTTCTATCTCAAAGGGCGTGTGCCAGTGCATCTCAAGCATGAACTCTACAATTCCTGGGACGGCACAACTCTATCATTCCGCGGAGACGTGCAGCGACCGGAGCTGACGCTCGTCAAAGATCAACGGACTTGGGTGTCATGTGCGGCTCGCCCTGACTCAATCGTACAAGACGACTCTGAAACGCACGTCATTCGGATCGCTCGATTGAGCACTCGTCGCGTGCCGTTGCCCATGGACTGCTACGCCGTTGGCATCGATAAACTACACACCGCTAAGTTTTTTCAGTGGACGCAGGATGGTGTCCTTAGCTTTGCGGGCGGTGAGATTCCCCGCATGACGGTTCTTCACGTTCGCTCAATTCCGCCACGACGCGAAGTTGTGCAGGCCGTGCGTCTGATTCGTGATGAGCCTCCCATTGATTCCGGTCTTGATCCTGCGATAGTGCGAAAACTTCGAACTTGGACGGCGGGAGCGAAGACAGATTGGGACTGTGTCACGTCAATCGTGGCCGGCATCCAGGAAACATGTCGGCTTGATCCAATCGCTTCGATTGATGAAACAGAAAGCGACGTCGTCAACGAGTTTCTTCTCGTAGAACAATGCGGACCAAGCTATCTTTTCGCGATTGCAACGGCGCGGCTGCTGCGCGAAAATGGTTTTCGGACACATGTTGTAAGCGGTTTCTACGCGCGGCCAAAGAACTATGATCGTGCGTCGGGGCAGACCGCCGTGTATGCAGACGATGTTCACTTCTGGGTTGAAGTGCAAGCAAACGACCAATCGTGGATCACGATCGAACCAAGTCCCGGATACGAAATACAGCATGCTCGACTTTCCCGATTAGAGCGCCTCGGCCGGTGGTGGCGTGAATCGCTGGTCATGCTCTGGTCACACAAGTTCATTCTACTTTTTGGCGTATCGTGCTTCGTCGTGGTCGCGATCTACCGTCGACACATCTACGTATACATGTTGTACTGCTTTTGGATGTTGCCGCTGCCAAGGACTGAACGAGCGCTAGTTCGAGCGTCACTGACTGTTTTGGATGCACACGCGTGTCTGCGCGGACGCCAGCGCCCGATAGGTATCACGGTTGAAGAATGGCTTCGCACCGTAATTGAGGACTCCAGGGGGAGTCGCATTCCAGTGGCAGCAGAGTTTCGACGCCTCGTTCAATGGGCCCTGTATGCGGGCCCTGAGCACGGTCCAACATCGAGCAACCCACGGCAGATTTGTCACGCCTTCCTTGAGTCGGTATTGCCCCGTCGGCAGCCGAGATCAACCTAA
- a CDS encoding DUF58 domain-containing protein, with protein sequence MRPSSSRTFVDRADKQLGEKNRIRTIFHDRGMVSAKYLVQEMLNWIYWLITADFFPKWNAFLRYLRTPLSVLLMTSAITLVCGVLVAPQIFLLLAATVCVITVGLVYPWLAIRAVECRIAFGKQRVVERDVVCSKLIVHNRWPIPIWGLAVQRGFDWCEAGGALSDGVSLALAHVPAWTRTEFAWEFTPLRRGVYPKGAPMVTIAFPFGLWTARKKVMVDQHIVVWPSPLNMKTRYWNSQRRVRNVEPSTIIVGKDSDVTAIRPYRSGDGMRDVHWAATARLNELRVKERQGAAESHTEIVLDVYPRVASQLSGDSDESLDWAIRVAAGLCEAYFRTRMPVTLQFGKHRFEVRSRHERKIAMDALAVADLGELKTRLHETSPWRPHESQVRITIDQNLGEVAMQPFAIEMTWQMGGRSTCHRIHTVSSGPQAIEDFHRECQRLSGSFNRPDFHQSSQQR encoded by the coding sequence ATGAGACCATCGTCGAGCAGAACGTTCGTTGATCGAGCTGACAAGCAGCTGGGAGAAAAAAATCGCATCCGTACCATTTTCCATGATCGCGGGATGGTCTCGGCTAAGTACCTCGTCCAAGAGATGCTCAACTGGATTTATTGGCTAATTACCGCAGACTTCTTTCCAAAGTGGAATGCGTTCCTTCGCTATCTGAGGACGCCGCTTTCGGTGCTTCTGATGACTTCTGCGATTACCTTGGTCTGTGGGGTGTTGGTGGCTCCGCAGATTTTTCTCTTGCTCGCGGCGACCGTCTGCGTGATCACGGTGGGGCTGGTCTATCCGTGGCTTGCGATCAGGGCCGTTGAGTGTCGTATTGCCTTTGGAAAGCAACGAGTCGTCGAACGAGATGTCGTATGTTCAAAATTGATTGTGCATAACCGGTGGCCGATTCCCATTTGGGGATTGGCAGTCCAACGAGGTTTTGATTGGTGCGAAGCGGGCGGGGCCCTGAGCGATGGTGTCTCGTTGGCATTGGCTCATGTACCGGCCTGGACTCGAACAGAGTTCGCTTGGGAATTCACACCACTACGCCGCGGTGTTTACCCGAAAGGAGCGCCGATGGTCACGATCGCCTTCCCTTTCGGTCTTTGGACCGCGAGGAAAAAAGTGATGGTCGACCAGCATATCGTCGTATGGCCATCGCCTCTGAATATGAAAACTCGCTATTGGAATAGCCAGCGGCGTGTCCGAAATGTCGAGCCTTCGACAATCATCGTGGGCAAAGATTCGGACGTCACCGCCATTCGCCCCTATCGATCAGGAGACGGCATGCGTGACGTTCATTGGGCGGCGACAGCTCGACTGAATGAGCTCAGGGTCAAGGAGCGACAGGGGGCTGCAGAGTCTCACACCGAAATTGTCTTGGATGTGTACCCACGTGTTGCCTCGCAGCTTTCCGGCGATTCGGACGAATCGCTTGATTGGGCGATCCGGGTTGCGGCGGGACTTTGCGAGGCATATTTTCGAACTCGAATGCCTGTGACGCTTCAGTTCGGCAAGCACCGGTTCGAAGTACGATCCCGTCATGAGCGAAAAATAGCGATGGATGCGCTGGCGGTTGCGGACCTTGGAGAACTCAAAACGAGATTGCACGAGACATCTCCCTGGCGGCCGCACGAATCGCAGGTGCGGATCACGATTGACCAAAACCTTGGCGAGGTGGCGATGCAGCCCTTCGCCATTGAAATGACGTGGCAGATGGGCGGCCGGTCGACGTGCCACCGAATCCATACGGTTAGCTCGGGGCCGCAGGCGATCGAAGACTTTCACCGTGAATGCCAGCGTTTGAGTGGGTCGTTCAATCGACCCGATTTTCATCAATCCTCACAACAGAGATGA
- a CDS encoding thioredoxin family protein translates to MTFLLIAIAIVAGCSRPLSVDRISPDANESDSFSGLQERQYDSITELELTQLVRTSTEPILVEFGVDFNCARCEQMTPVVNELGQQFKGQARIVRASFNASSAVQAQLGLRLCPSYLFYRNGKLVDRCDGPTMLPLLKSKLSRLISHDMSSGVSSAPRTYPVEVSP, encoded by the coding sequence ATGACATTCCTGCTCATTGCAATAGCCATTGTCGCAGGCTGTTCGCGCCCATTGTCGGTCGACCGGATTTCACCCGACGCAAACGAGAGCGATTCGTTCTCTGGGCTGCAGGAACGACAATACGATTCGATTACGGAACTCGAGTTGACTCAGCTTGTCCGTACGAGCACCGAGCCGATTCTTGTTGAGTTCGGTGTTGACTTCAATTGTGCTCGTTGCGAGCAGATGACGCCGGTCGTGAACGAACTAGGACAACAGTTCAAAGGTCAAGCACGAATCGTTCGCGCAAGCTTCAATGCGTCATCCGCGGTTCAAGCCCAACTTGGACTGCGACTATGCCCCAGCTACTTGTTTTACCGCAACGGCAAGCTGGTCGATCGCTGCGATGGTCCCACGATGTTGCCGTTGCTCAAGTCCAAGCTTTCTCGCCTCATTTCACACGACATGAGTTCTGGAGTTTCTTCTGCGCCGCGAACGTATCCTGTCGAGGTGTCACCATGA
- a CDS encoding MerC domain-containing protein yields the protein MNNLLMVSSEAGLPTSRVVWSDLAGMTASLGCAIHCATMPLVIGYLPSLGLTWIADEGFHQWMAVSCVVIALAAFVPGWKCHGLIAPAILGVVGIGLISSAAFVLEPCCEHDASIQKTTMHSSLAAVACDECDACAPGTAAKSESSPSWGKTLRPYVTPFGGFVLIVAHLLNHRFGCRCCSDKQDCQSFMGAS from the coding sequence ATGAATAATTTGCTGATGGTTTCTAGCGAAGCGGGTTTACCGACCTCTCGCGTGGTGTGGTCCGACCTGGCTGGAATGACGGCCTCGTTGGGATGCGCAATTCACTGTGCCACGATGCCGCTCGTGATTGGCTACCTTCCGTCACTCGGACTGACGTGGATTGCAGATGAGGGTTTTCATCAGTGGATGGCCGTTAGCTGCGTGGTTATCGCGCTGGCGGCTTTTGTTCCCGGTTGGAAGTGCCATGGGCTGATCGCCCCAGCGATATTGGGTGTGGTTGGTATCGGGTTGATATCTTCCGCCGCGTTTGTGCTGGAACCCTGCTGCGAGCATGATGCATCGATTCAAAAAACGACGATGCATAGTTCACTGGCGGCAGTAGCCTGTGACGAGTGCGATGCGTGCGCACCAGGAACCGCGGCTAAGTCGGAATCATCGCCATCCTGGGGCAAGACACTCAGGCCTTACGTGACTCCGTTCGGCGGATTCGTTCTGATTGTGGCCCACTTGCTCAATCATCGGTTCGGTTGCCGATGTTGCTCGGATAAACAGGACTGTCAATCGTTCATGGGGGCGTCTTGA
- a CDS encoding GTP-binding protein produces the protein MKQRFETAAQLSAWGNAGDGAPKMTWKKGERIPTNVIVGFLGSGKTTAIAKLIDQRPAGENWSVLINEYGMVSIDHALVESSKEGIAVEELGGGCACCTLAFLFQPLLAQFIRRTKPDRLILEPSGVSHPAKVVDILRGPNFSRAIDLRNIICLIDPKDFEDPRWRETEVFQDQVQLADIVVLNWTDNRDRELIDRCRLWVESFSPAKQLILETSFGVLDSGLLDMVFDTVRFPMFADAHPLPRPNRPDLPVLDLDESSHHHLEDGPDKQAGTDLAQRSPVPRQPLRFQNDDPGYDACGWIFHVDDIFDRDKLLDLLGYVHPIVRLKGVFRCEDDWWMINRAKDGTSYAPSAYRRDSRLEIILDRKTSGWNEFEIELLQCLAE, from the coding sequence ATGAAGCAGAGATTCGAAACCGCAGCCCAGTTGTCGGCTTGGGGTAATGCGGGAGATGGAGCACCGAAGATGACTTGGAAAAAGGGAGAGCGTATTCCGACGAACGTGATCGTCGGTTTTCTCGGTTCGGGAAAAACAACCGCCATCGCGAAGCTGATCGATCAGCGCCCCGCGGGTGAAAATTGGTCGGTTCTGATCAACGAATATGGCATGGTCTCCATCGACCATGCTTTGGTTGAATCCAGCAAGGAGGGGATCGCTGTTGAGGAGTTAGGTGGCGGTTGTGCCTGCTGCACGTTGGCATTTTTGTTTCAGCCGTTGCTTGCGCAGTTTATCCGTCGTACGAAACCCGATCGCTTGATCTTGGAGCCTTCGGGGGTAAGTCATCCGGCGAAAGTCGTCGACATTCTTCGCGGACCAAATTTCTCCAGGGCCATCGACCTTCGCAATATCATTTGTTTGATCGATCCGAAAGATTTTGAGGATCCTCGGTGGCGCGAAACGGAGGTATTTCAAGATCAAGTGCAATTGGCAGATATCGTCGTTTTAAACTGGACGGACAACCGTGATCGCGAGTTGATCGATCGCTGTCGCCTTTGGGTCGAGAGTTTTAGCCCAGCGAAACAATTGATCCTGGAAACTAGTTTCGGCGTGCTCGACTCCGGATTGCTGGATATGGTATTCGATACCGTGCGTTTTCCGATGTTTGCCGATGCCCACCCACTACCAAGACCGAACCGTCCGGACCTACCGGTTCTCGATTTGGACGAAAGCAGTCATCATCACTTGGAAGATGGCCCGGACAAACAAGCAGGGACCGATCTTGCTCAACGAAGCCCTGTTCCACGCCAGCCACTTCGATTCCAAAACGACGACCCTGGTTATGATGCATGCGGCTGGATCTTTCACGTTGATGACATCTTTGATCGAGATAAGCTGCTTGATCTGTTGGGTTACGTCCATCCCATCGTTCGATTGAAAGGAGTATTTCGATGCGAAGACGATTGGTGGATGATCAATCGAGCCAAGGATGGGACCTCGTACGCCCCCTCAGCTTATCGGCGTGATAGTCGCCTTGAAATAATTCTTGACCGCAAGACGTCGGGCTGGAACGAGTTTGAAATCGAATTGCTTCAGTGTTTGGCTGAATAA
- a CDS encoding SUF system NifU family Fe-S cluster assembly protein, whose protein sequence is MFDELYSDTILDHGESSEFQGELADPARRADAYNPLCGDDITLYVVINDLGVVDEVKWDTDTDACIISRASASMLAESLRGQTVDFARKLTADFKSLIRGQYDGSTDALGDLSAFESLSRNPQRVKCAAMAWVALDEIIEDYESN, encoded by the coding sequence ATGTTTGACGAATTATATAGCGACACTATCCTGGATCACGGGGAGAGTTCCGAATTTCAGGGCGAACTGGCTGATCCCGCGCGGCGTGCCGATGCGTACAATCCGCTTTGTGGTGACGATATCACCTTGTACGTCGTCATCAATGATCTTGGCGTGGTCGATGAGGTTAAATGGGATACGGATACGGATGCGTGCATCATCAGCCGCGCCTCAGCATCGATGCTCGCGGAATCACTCAGAGGGCAGACCGTTGATTTTGCAAGGAAGCTGACGGCTGATTTCAAATCATTGATTCGGGGGCAATACGATGGATCGACCGATGCACTCGGTGACCTATCGGCGTTTGAATCATTGTCACGTAATCCGCAACGTGTCAAATGTGCTGCGATGGCCTGGGTCGCGCTCGACGAAATAATTGAGGACTACGAATCTAATTGA
- a CDS encoding transcriptional repressor, whose product MSRTKTDAAWAKQALRDVSLRATAARVAVLKLLASEGAPMSHSEVVESLAEFGFDQSTLFRCLNEIADAGLVSRLDLGDQTRRFELKKSSSEAEFTHPHFMCVDCGELKCMNDFSVQITPSRGPRRNSLGSITEIMIRGHCGNCKSESRDGRTV is encoded by the coding sequence ATGAGTCGTACTAAAACAGACGCCGCTTGGGCGAAGCAAGCGCTGCGAGACGTGTCTCTACGTGCTACCGCTGCAAGAGTGGCCGTATTGAAGCTGCTGGCGTCAGAAGGGGCCCCGATGAGCCACTCGGAGGTCGTTGAATCGCTTGCCGAGTTTGGATTCGATCAGTCGACGCTGTTTCGCTGCCTGAACGAAATTGCTGATGCCGGACTGGTATCGCGACTTGACCTGGGCGACCAGACAAGACGCTTTGAGCTGAAAAAATCAAGCAGCGAAGCCGAGTTCACCCACCCGCACTTCATGTGCGTCGATTGTGGTGAACTCAAGTGTATGAATGATTTTTCGGTACAGATCACTCCATCACGAGGCCCCCGGCGGAACAGCCTGGGTTCGATCACTGAAATCATGATTCGTGGCCACTGCGGAAACTGCAAGTCAGAGTCGCGCGACGGTCGTACCGTTTAG